The Cellulosilyticum sp. I15G10I2 genome contains the following window.
AGCTTTGAGCGCTATTTCAAAAAATACAACGACCTTGCCCCTGGTCAGTATCGCAAATTAAATGTACCTACTTAAAGATTCTATTTCTTTATCCCCGGCTTAATCGGACACACTGGTGCTACTGGCTCATGGCTCTTTTATTGTGCTGAACTAGAATTGATTTTCACAGGAACACTCAGCCAAGTAACTGCTGCTCCAGTCCCCTTTAAAGTCATACCTAAATTATTAAAAACATTTAAGTGACGGTAATAAATTTAAAAAAAGTCTTAGTGCGCTAACACTAAGACTCTGATATATTTTTCTTGATTCATTGTTCTCCCCTACAAAGTTCACTTATTTATTCTATATTTTGTGGCTCTGCTTAGTCCTTGTTTTTCAAGAATCTCCTCTTTAACCATATTCTTTAAAATGTCATTAGTTCTGGATTTAGATAATCCGAGCACCTGCATCGCTTGTGAAATACTAATTGTTTTATTTTCCTGTAAATAAGATAATACTTTTTGCACATACAAAGCCTCATTTGATTTTGCGTCCGATTTTGCGTCCGATTTTGCGTCCGATTTTGCGTCCGATTTTGCGTCCGATTTTCTATAGAGGATAAACTTCACAAACATACCTGATTCAATAATATCTGGTTTTTTTAATCCTTTATTTTCGCACAGCTGAATAATCCGCTGCACGCCTCTTCCCCACTGTTCTACTATCTTAGCCTCTCTAAAGATCCTTACAATAACCTTGTTTCTTATTTCTGATCGCCCACCAAGTACATCTTCAATTGTGATTCCTTTTGGCAGACCTCCCGGTGATGTTATTTCAATACGCGAATCAAAAACTGCTACCTTAATATCCGAACCTGTCATGCTATAATCTCTATGAATAATCGCATTTACTATAGCTTCACGAAGTGCTTCCGGTGGAATTTCGTATTCGTCAATACGTGTAACAAAGTCCTCGCCTACCTCTCCATGTAGGTTAATATTAGCCAATAAAAACTTCATAGTATTTTCTAGTTGCACAAAAAGATCTCCGTTAAATTCTTTGCGGTCAATAAAAACATCCATTGTCTCGCCTTTAAAACGCGCACACTTTATCTGAACCTGCTCATAAATACCTAGTAAAATAGGTACCGCATTGGTCAGTCGAACTGATTTCAACTCATTTTTCAATAACTTTAAATTAACTAAATCTTTTTCAGTTACTTCACGGCTTAAATGAACAGATAATATATTGATTATAGAACTAAGATCAAAGTCTTCTTGTTGCTGCATCCAAAAGTCTTCATCATAAGAGATATTTAGTTTTTGTCTTTCTAGTTCCTGAATGTATTCTATGTCTGCTTTTTTATTGGTTGCGCCCACTCTTATATAAGTGCCGTCTCTTTTACCTATGCTCTTTAAAAAATGAGGTTTAAGGGGACTTGGATACACTTCTACAACTAATACTGTTTTATCTTTAATCGCCTGAGCATAAATATCAGGAATGATAATAGGATATATAGAATCATGAAGTATATTAGATATGCGGTCCATTTGCTTTGTAATATCTAAGTCTTCAACGCCTAT
Protein-coding sequences here:
- a CDS encoding ATP-binding protein, producing the protein MDLFEQIKKGEGKTIEFKEKFPSAEKLIKTIVAFANMAGGKLIIGVADTGAVIGVEDLDITKQMDRISNILHDSIYPIIIPDIYAQAIKDKTVLVVEVYPSPLKPHFLKSIGKRDGTYIRVGATNKKADIEYIQELERQKLNISYDEDFWMQQQEDFDLSSIINILSVHLSREVTEKDLVNLKLLKNELKSVRLTNAVPILLGIYEQVQIKCARFKGETMDVFIDRKEFNGDLFVQLENTMKFLLANINLHGEVGEDFVTRIDEYEIPPEALREAIVNAIIHRDYSMTGSDIKVAVFDSRIEITSPGGLPKGITIEDVLGGRSEIRNKVIVRIFREAKIVEQWGRGVQRIIQLCENKGLKKPDIIESGMFVKFILYRKSDAKSDAKSDAKSDAKSDAKSNEALYVQKVLSYLQENKTISISQAMQVLGLSKSRTNDILKNMVKEEILEKQGLSRATKYRINK